A region from the Thermogemmatispora onikobensis genome encodes:
- the sdhA gene encoding succinate dehydrogenase flavoprotein subunit: MYQKFDVVIVGAGGAGLMAAMQLPNASVAVLSKVYPTRSHTGAAQGGVAAALGNLEEDHWKWHMYDTIKGGDYLVDQPAAEILARDAIDAIYELEHRGLPFNRTPDGRIDQRRFGGHTRNYGEAPVRRSCYAADRTGHMLLQTMYQNAIKNQVRFFNEFLALDLLVNEGRVCGVVALEIRTGEIHTFHAKAVLFATGGYGRAWRVTSNAFACMGDGMAIAYRRGIPLQDMEMYQFHPTGLYKVGVLLSEGARGEGARLLNGKGEYFMERYMPTLKDLAPRDIVSRCIIKEVKEGRGVNGEDYVYLDLRHLGEKVITEKLPDITEFARNYLGVEPIREPVPIQPTAHYAMGGIPTDNDGRVVIDEQWTPLPGFYAAGEVACVSVHGANRLGTNSLVDLIVFGRRAGKHMARFIAENDHVPLPPHHEDFAREMVDHLLTSKGGESAARIRNELQGEMLENVFVERQEKGLQHAMDTVAGLQEAYQKVQLQDKGKTFNTELVEAIELGFLLECAAATVHGALARKESRGAHYRLDYPERDDVNWLKHTLIYKGDGACNARLAYKDVILIDDPVFKPKERKY; this comes from the coding sequence ATGTACCAGAAATTTGATGTGGTCATCGTCGGCGCTGGCGGCGCCGGGCTGATGGCAGCGATGCAGCTTCCCAACGCCAGCGTGGCCGTTCTCTCGAAGGTCTATCCCACGCGCTCCCATACGGGGGCTGCCCAGGGGGGAGTTGCGGCAGCGCTGGGCAATCTGGAGGAAGACCACTGGAAGTGGCACATGTATGACACCATCAAGGGCGGCGACTATCTGGTCGACCAGCCAGCGGCAGAGATTCTGGCCCGCGATGCCATTGACGCCATCTACGAACTGGAGCATCGGGGCCTGCCTTTTAACCGCACGCCGGATGGGCGCATCGATCAGCGCCGCTTTGGTGGCCATACGCGCAACTACGGCGAGGCACCAGTACGCCGCTCCTGTTACGCCGCCGACCGCACAGGTCATATGCTGCTCCAGACCATGTACCAGAACGCCATCAAGAACCAGGTGCGCTTCTTTAATGAGTTCCTGGCCCTCGATCTGTTGGTCAACGAAGGGCGGGTCTGTGGCGTCGTGGCCCTGGAGATTCGCACGGGCGAGATCCATACCTTCCATGCTAAAGCGGTCCTCTTTGCAACCGGCGGTTATGGCCGTGCCTGGCGCGTGACCAGCAATGCCTTCGCCTGCATGGGCGATGGTATGGCCATCGCCTACCGCCGCGGTATCCCCCTGCAAGATATGGAGATGTATCAGTTCCATCCGACGGGCCTCTATAAGGTGGGGGTGCTGTTGAGCGAGGGCGCCCGCGGCGAGGGGGCGCGCCTGCTCAATGGCAAGGGCGAGTACTTCATGGAACGCTACATGCCCACGCTCAAGGACCTGGCGCCGCGCGATATCGTCTCCCGCTGCATCATTAAGGAGGTCAAGGAAGGGCGTGGCGTCAACGGCGAGGACTATGTCTATCTCGACCTGCGCCACCTCGGCGAGAAGGTGATTACGGAGAAGCTGCCCGATATCACCGAGTTCGCCCGCAATTACCTGGGCGTGGAGCCGATCCGCGAGCCGGTGCCGATCCAGCCGACAGCCCACTATGCAATGGGAGGCATCCCCACCGATAACGATGGGCGCGTGGTCATTGATGAGCAGTGGACGCCGCTGCCGGGCTTCTACGCCGCCGGCGAGGTGGCCTGCGTCTCAGTCCACGGAGCCAATCGCCTGGGTACGAATTCGCTGGTCGATCTGATCGTCTTCGGGCGCCGCGCCGGTAAGCACATGGCCAGGTTCATCGCCGAGAACGATCACGTTCCTCTGCCGCCGCATCACGAAGACTTTGCCCGCGAGATGGTCGACCACCTCCTGACCTCCAAGGGGGGCGAGTCGGCGGCGCGCATCCGCAATGAACTGCAGGGCGAGATGCTGGAGAACGTCTTCGTCGAGCGTCAGGAGAAGGGCCTGCAGCATGCAATGGACACCGTTGCGGGTCTGCAGGAGGCCTATCAGAAGGTCCAGCTTCAGGATAAAGGCAAGACCTTCAATACGGAGCTGGTCGAGGCCATCGAGCTGGGTTTCCTGCTGGAGTGCGCCGCTGCCACCGTTCATGGGGCCCTCGCTCGCAAGGAGAGCCGCGGCGCTCACTATCGTCTCGATTATCCTGAGCGCGACGACGTCAACTGGCTCAAGCACACCTTGATCTATAAGGGAGATGGAGCCTGCAACGCCCGTCTTGCCTATAAGGATGTCATCCTGATCGATGACCCAGTCTTTAAGCCCAAGGAACGCAAATACTAG
- a CDS encoding succinate dehydrogenase iron-sulfur subunit has protein sequence MKVTLRIKRFDPDKDAKPYWAEYTVEASPVDRLLDALNTIKWTIDGTLTFRRSCAHGVCGSDAMRINGRNRLACKVLIRDVGEKVTVEPMLGFPVIKDLVVDMDPFFHKYESIKPYLITYDNEPGTERLQSPEERARYDEGTKCILCGACTGSCPSIWGNPDWVGPAAIVNAHRFIFDSRDQGTAERLAILGQRNGVWRCRTIFNCSDACPRGIPVTDLIEQVKRAIIYGDRNID, from the coding sequence ATGAAAGTTACCCTGCGCATTAAGCGCTTCGATCCCGATAAGGATGCGAAGCCCTACTGGGCCGAGTATACGGTTGAGGCCAGCCCCGTCGACCGCTTGCTGGACGCGCTCAACACCATTAAGTGGACGATCGACGGTACGTTGACCTTCCGCCGCTCTTGCGCGCATGGAGTCTGTGGCTCGGATGCCATGCGCATCAACGGGCGCAACCGTCTGGCCTGCAAAGTGCTGATCCGCGATGTCGGTGAGAAGGTGACGGTTGAACCAATGCTTGGCTTCCCGGTGATCAAGGATCTGGTGGTCGATATGGACCCCTTCTTCCACAAGTACGAGTCCATCAAGCCCTATCTGATCACCTATGATAATGAGCCGGGAACCGAGCGCCTGCAGAGTCCCGAGGAGCGGGCGCGCTACGACGAGGGGACGAAGTGCATTCTCTGCGGGGCCTGTACTGGCTCGTGTCCCTCGATCTGGGGGAACCCCGACTGGGTCGGGCCGGCGGCCATTGTCAACGCCCACCGCTTCATCTTCGATAGCCGCGATCAGGGCACGGCGGAGCGTCTGGCGATCCTCGGGCAGCGTAACGGTGTCTGGCGCTGCCGTACGATCTTTAACTGCTCCGATGCCTGCCCGCGCGGCATCCCGGTCACCGATCTGATCGAGCAGGTGAAGCGGGCCATTATCTACGGCGATCGCAATATTGACTGA
- a CDS encoding alpha/beta fold hydrolase, with the protein MSSAMIDEERASWEHRFITANGIRLHYVTQGQGPLVLLLHGFPEFWYSWRHQIPVLAEAGYCVVAPDLRGYNESEKPLRGYDLRTLARDVAALIMALGYERAVVVGHDWGGVIAWQVAMRYPELVERLVIMNAPHPAAMLRELRSLKQLRMSWYVFAFQLPWLPEYILSRNGANEIGRMLRGSAVQKEAFPRSVTAQYQAAMSKPGALPAALAYYRQFVRDLPRVLWRRQLRALPQIQAPTLLLWGLQDIALSTELTYGLEPYVKQLRVVYLPESGHWVQQEQPEQVNRLLLDFLRGPETDE; encoded by the coding sequence ATGTCCTCTGCCATGATTGACGAAGAACGTGCCTCGTGGGAGCATCGCTTTATTACGGCCAACGGTATCCGGCTCCATTATGTGACTCAGGGGCAGGGGCCGCTGGTGCTCTTGCTCCACGGTTTCCCCGAGTTCTGGTACTCCTGGCGCCATCAGATTCCTGTGCTGGCCGAGGCTGGCTACTGCGTTGTAGCCCCCGACTTGCGTGGCTACAACGAGAGCGAGAAGCCGCTTCGAGGCTATGACCTGCGCACCCTGGCGCGCGATGTGGCGGCCTTGATCATGGCACTGGGCTATGAGCGGGCGGTCGTCGTGGGTCACGACTGGGGTGGGGTCATCGCCTGGCAAGTAGCGATGCGCTATCCCGAGCTGGTCGAGCGCCTGGTGATTATGAATGCTCCGCATCCGGCGGCGATGCTGCGCGAGCTGCGTTCCCTCAAGCAGCTGCGCATGAGCTGGTATGTTTTCGCCTTCCAGCTCCCCTGGCTGCCGGAGTACATACTGAGCCGCAACGGGGCCAACGAGATCGGCAGAATGCTACGCGGGAGCGCCGTGCAGAAGGAAGCTTTTCCGCGCTCCGTCACGGCTCAGTACCAGGCTGCCATGAGCAAGCCCGGTGCTCTTCCCGCAGCCCTGGCCTATTATCGACAATTCGTGCGCGATCTGCCGCGGGTCCTCTGGCGACGTCAGTTACGGGCCTTGCCCCAGATTCAGGCCCCGACCCTGCTGCTCTGGGGCCTGCAGGATATCGCTCTCAGCACCGAGCTAACCTACGGCCTGGAGCCGTACGTCAAGCAACTGCGCGTCGTCTACCTGCCCGAAAGCGGCCACTGGGTTCAACAGGAGCAGCCTGAGCAGGTCAATCGCCTGCTGCTCGACTTTCTGCGAGGGCCGGAGACAGACGAGTAA